The Thalassotalea agarivorans region CAAAAGGCCTGGTGGGTAACCCGCCAAATGTGGTCTCGAGCAAGCCATGAAACAGTTTCAATTCAAATTGACGATACTGGTATTCAAAGCCAGACACGTCATTTAACGTCAACTATTGAGTGGCAACATATCACCGCAGTTGCTGAAAGTGACAGAGGGTTTGTGTTTAGCATAGAAAAAGGACGTTCATACTTGTCTAAAAGCTGTTTGACTGAAGAAGCTATCGCCTTTATTAAAGCCCAGATTAATGTCGACTAAAACTATTTTAAAAGACCCTCGCTTTTTATCTGCTTTTGTTTGTTGCTGGGCTATTCTGCTGTGGTTATCTCCGTTCACATGGACGGGTATTCTTTC contains the following coding sequences:
- a CDS encoding YcxB family protein, producing MSESFLYTTSYQLDKPYFIECFEESAEKPLNAKSFTKSYGFLAVAFAVFAMAEVSDYLAWFFVGLAAVEALSIYYQKAWWVTRQMWSRASHETVSIQIDDTGIQSQTRHLTSTIEWQHITAVAESDRGFVFSIEKGRSYLSKSCLTEEAIAFIKAQINVD